The Methanosarcina barkeri str. Wiesmoor DNA segment CAAATATTTCACTCATTATTTTTATTCGTTCATCAACGGAAAATATCTCGGTCTCGACAATCTTCCTCTTTTGAGTTTCTCCCTTTTTATATCCAGTTTCATCTTCGTACATCTCATCGTTTACGATAAGATGCCATATTATCGTTGCAATTTTCCTTGCCAAGGCAATTATTGCCTTGGAATGTCCAATTGACTTCTTTTTTCTGTTAAAAAACTCTTTTAACTTGCTATTTTTCGTTCTTGCTGCTGCCTGAGAAATCTGCGTCAGAATCCATCTTGCTGTTTTCGATCCTCTCTTTGTGATTCTTCCGTTGTGGTATTTATCTGCAGATTGATACACATTAGGAACCAGACCAAGCCAGGAAGCAAGCTTATTTCCAGAAGAAAAATCCTTAAAGTTGCCTATCTCAGCAAGTAGAGTTGCAGCACCAAGTTCTCCTATGCCAGGAACTGACATTAAAATCTCCATTTCTCTTTTATGCTTTTGATAAGCATAATTGAAAATTTCTTTTTCTAAAGCTTCGATCTCATCATCAAGACTCTTTATGAGTTTCAGACAGATCTGAAGTCTGAATGCAGCACTTTGAGAGATTTCTCGATCAAGAATTTCTCTTATCTGAGCAGCTTTTTTCCGAACATTTGGAGAGAGGCTTGCTATAATCTGGTCAACACTCTTACCTGAAGAGATTCCTGATAAGATCATTCTGCCATTCTTGCCAAAAATGTCTGTCAGTGCATTCTTCAGGTTTAACATTTCAGATGCAAGAATTGAGTGAGCTTTATTTTTTATATCTGTTCTTTTTTGTACAAGTGTTAACCGAAGTCGAACATATGACCTAAAATCTCTCTGATCCTTTGGGAAAACTCTTGATGGCTGAATCATATTATTAAGTGCAAGTTGCGCAATGACTTCTGAGTCGATCTTATCTGTTTTTTTATGAGTAAATACCTTCATATCTCGTGCATTTCCAACTATTACAGGTAGATAATTTATCAATGAATCATGAATCGGAACCCAGAAATCACTTGTTGATTCACATGCAACAACATTACATTTTTCTGAGATTACCCATTTTTTAAGGGCTAAAATTCCCTCATCATCTCTGTTAAAACGTTGCTGTTGTTTTTCACCAGATAGACTGAGAATTGTAGCAATGAAAAAGAGTTTGTGAATATCTAGACCACAAGCTTTGTTTATGACTTCAATCAAATTAGATCACCCAATTTGGTTTGGGCAGTGGAATTGCCTAAAAGGCCAATTTAGCATCCATGATCAAAGTCACATTTGAGCCTTCGATGGCAATTCACTGATTAGTTTTAGTACGGTTTTGATAAACCAAAAACAAGACAACCTTACTGCCCAAGGTAATGAGGAGATCAATAGTCAAAAAATGTGGGGTAAACTACTTTCATTTATTTGTGCCTGTTATTCGAAGAATTTCATGTGCGTTTTAGTGGATCTTGCTCACGAATTGGAATGCAGCAAGTGGTGATGCTCAGATTCTTAAGTTTCAATCCTTGTTTAGCATGAAAGTACATGAGGAAATCTTCCTCACGTGCTCTCTTCATTCTGTTTTTCCGTTATTGCAAATATTTCACTCATTATTTTTATTCGTTCATCAACGGAAAATATCTCGGTCTCAACAATCTTCCTCTTTTTAACTTCTCCTTTTTCGTACCCGGTCTCATCTTCATACATCTCATCATTTATGATAAGATGCCATATTATCGTTGCAATTTTCTTTGCCAAGGCAATAATTGCCTTGGCATATCCAATTGACTTCTTTTTCCTGTTAAAAAACTCTTTTAACCTGCTATTTTTCTTTCTTGCTGCTGCTTGAGCAATCTGGGTTAGAATCCATCTTGCTACTTTTGATCCTCTTTTAGTGATTCTACCGTTGTGGTATTTATCTGCAGATTGATACACATTCGGAACTATTCCAAGCCATGAAGCAAGTTTATCTCCCGATGGAAAATCACTAAAATTTCCTATTTCAGCAATAAGAGTTGCTGCACCAAGTTCTCCAATACCTGGAACTGACATTAAAATTTCCATTTCTCTTTTATGCTTTTGATAAGCATAATTGAAAATTTCTCTTTCCAGAGTTTCAATTTCATCATCCAGATGTTTTATGAGATTTAGACAGATCTGAAGTCTGATTGCAGCACTCTGAGAGATTTCTCTGTCCAGAATCTCTCTTATCTGAGCAGTTTTTTTCCGAACATTTGGAGAAAGGCTTTCTATAATCTGATCAACATTTTTACCTGAAGCAATTCCTGACAGAATTGCTCTACCATTTTTTCCAAAAATGTCTGTCAGTACGTCACCTAGACGTAGCATTTCAGAAGATAGAATTGCATGAGCTTCATTTTTTATATCTGTTCTTTTCCTTACAAGAGTTAACCTGAGCCGAACATATGACCTGAATTCTCTGTGCCTCTTTGGGAAAACTCTTGATGGCTGAATCATATTATTCAATGCAAGTTGTGCAATGAATTCTGAATCTATCTTATCTGTTTTTTTGTGTGTAAATGCTTTCATATCTCGAGCATTTCCAACTATAACAGGCAGATGATCTATCAATGATTCATAGATTGGAACCCAGAAGTCACTTGTTGATTCACAAGCAACAACATCACATTTTTCTGATGTTACCCAATTTTTAAGGGATAAAATTCCCTCATCATCTCTCTCAAAACGCTGTAGCTGTTTTTCCCCAGATCTGCTGAGAATAGTAGCAATGACAAAAATTTTGTGAATGTCTATACCACAAGCTTTGTTTATTTCCCCTTCCAATTTATATTACCCCATCATTTCCATGGACAGTGGAATTGCCTCAAAGGCAATTTGGCATCCGTGATCAAGGTCACATTTGAGCCTTCGATGGCAATTCAACGATTAGTTTTTTCACGGCTTCGAAGAACCAAAGAGAAGACAACCTTACTGTCCTAAGAGAATGATGGAGCACATAAACAAAAAAGGTAAGTTAAAAGGACTTTCATTGATTTGAGCGTGTTATTCAAAGAATATCATGTGCGTTTTCTCTCACTTTTCACTGTTTTGAGTAGATAACTTTATTCTTTTCCTAAAATATTTATAAATAATAT contains these protein-coding regions:
- a CDS encoding IS110-like element ISMba20 family transposase translates to MIEVINKACGLDIHKLFFIATILSLSGEKQQQRFNRDDEGILALKKWVISEKCNVVACESTSDFWVPIHDSLINYLPVIVGNARDMKVFTHKKTDKIDSEVIAQLALNNMIQPSRVFPKDQRDFRSYVRLRLTLVQKRTDIKNKAHSILASEMLNLKNALTDIFGKNGRMILSGISSGKSVDQIIASLSPNVRKKAAQIREILDREISQSAAFRLQICLKLIKSLDDEIEALEKEIFNYAYQKHKREMEILMSVPGIGELGAATLLAEIGNFKDFSSGNKLASWLGLVPNVYQSADKYHNGRITKRGSKTARWILTQISQAAARTKNSKLKEFFNRKKKSIGHSKAIIALARKIATIIWHLIVNDEMYEDETGYKKGETQKRKIVETEIFSVDERIKIMSEIFAITEKQNEEST
- a CDS encoding IS110-like element ISMba7 family transposase, which produces MEGEINKACGIDIHKIFVIATILSRSGEKQLQRFERDDEGILSLKNWVTSEKCDVVACESTSDFWVPIYESLIDHLPVIVGNARDMKAFTHKKTDKIDSEFIAQLALNNMIQPSRVFPKRHREFRSYVRLRLTLVRKRTDIKNEAHAILSSEMLRLGDVLTDIFGKNGRAILSGIASGKNVDQIIESLSPNVRKKTAQIREILDREISQSAAIRLQICLNLIKHLDDEIETLEREIFNYAYQKHKREMEILMSVPGIGELGAATLIAEIGNFSDFPSGDKLASWLGIVPNVYQSADKYHNGRITKRGSKVARWILTQIAQAAARKKNSRLKEFFNRKKKSIGYAKAIIALAKKIATIIWHLIINDEMYEDETGYEKGEVKKRKIVETEIFSVDERIKIMSEIFAITEKQNEEST